A stretch of the Aggregatibacter sp. HMT-949 genome encodes the following:
- a CDS encoding FAD-binding and (Fe-S)-binding domain-containing protein codes for MLPRLSNVPQSDATVQHYLNELKKQHFEGDIATSYADRLSLATDNSVYQQLPQAILFPKNVADVVRLSKLANRPEFQSLTFTPRGGGTGTNGQSINNNIIVDLSRHMTTILELNKEERWVRVQAGVVKDQLNQFLKPHGLFFAPELSTSNRATLGGMINTDASGQGSLQYGKTSNHVLALRSVLMNGDILDTRALDSADVLENIDTLDLNQSSKKLHQEIAQRCQKKRAAIINDLPQLNRFLTGYDLKNVFNEDESEFNLTRILTGSEGSLAFICEAKLNLLPIPQYRTLINIKYSSFDAALRNAPFMVKANALSVETIDSKVLNLAKQDIIWHSVNELLTEDESNPILGLNIVEYAGNNKEKIERQVNTLCRALDEKIAQRQDLIIGYQVCSDLPSIERIYAMRKKAVGLLGNAKGAAKPIPFVEDTCVPPQHLADYISEFRALLDSHNLQYGMFGHVDAGVLHVRPALDLCDKEQVKLFKRISDEVAELTAKYGGLLWGEHGKGMRSHYGEKFFTPELWHELRYIKTLFDPNNRLNPGKICTPLNSQEALYSILSPMRADNDRQIPIQIRDEFKGAMNCNGNGLCFNFDQHSIMCPSMKVSKNRVFSPKGRAAMIREWLRLLANENVSPEQLAFQKTEITLSTLVERIRNSVQKWRGEYDFSHEVKAAMDTCLACKACASQCPIKIDVPSFRAKFFHFYHSRYLRPAKDHIVANLEIAAPYMAKQAKFFNYFTKLKATQTVVEKILGMTDLPLLSQPNLQQQLVEIGYQGQSLEELEGLNAVLKQDMIFIVQDPYTSYYDAKVVRDFVVLAQKLGFKPIVLPFKPNGKAMHIKGFLTRFSKTAATQAEFLNRVAKLGLPLVGVDPAIVLSYRDEYKEALQEKRGNFHVLTAHEWLTQQLQDTALLERLKNALKTDHAFEWYLFPHCTESACMPNSPKEWQQIFTRFGQQLTVEKVGCCGMAGVFGHEVQNQTMSRDIYDLSWSKKLHGKDSRFCLATGYSCRSQVKRYEQVTLKHPVQALLEVLSSAER; via the coding sequence ATGCTACCCCGTCTTTCCAACGTTCCGCAATCGGACGCAACCGTTCAACATTATCTCAATGAACTTAAAAAACAGCATTTTGAAGGCGATATCGCCACGAGTTATGCCGATCGCTTAAGTCTTGCCACCGATAACAGCGTGTATCAACAACTACCGCAAGCGATTTTGTTCCCCAAAAATGTGGCGGATGTAGTGCGCTTAAGCAAGCTGGCGAATCGTCCGGAATTTCAATCGCTCACCTTTACCCCGCGCGGCGGTGGCACCGGCACCAACGGCCAATCAATTAATAACAACATTATTGTCGATTTGTCACGTCATATGACGACGATTTTAGAACTCAACAAAGAAGAACGTTGGGTGCGTGTGCAAGCCGGCGTAGTGAAAGACCAACTCAACCAATTTTTAAAGCCGCACGGTCTATTCTTTGCACCGGAACTTTCCACCAGTAACCGCGCCACCTTAGGCGGAATGATTAATACCGATGCGTCCGGCCAAGGCTCATTACAATATGGCAAAACCTCCAATCATGTATTGGCCCTACGCTCGGTGTTAATGAACGGCGATATTTTGGATACCCGTGCACTTGATTCTGCCGACGTTTTAGAAAACATTGACACGCTTGACTTAAATCAAAGCAGCAAAAAACTTCATCAAGAAATCGCGCAACGTTGCCAAAAAAAACGCGCTGCCATTATTAATGATTTACCGCAACTCAACCGCTTTCTCACCGGTTACGATCTCAAAAATGTCTTCAACGAAGACGAAAGCGAATTTAACCTCACACGCATTCTTACCGGCTCCGAAGGCTCCCTTGCTTTTATTTGCGAAGCCAAACTCAATCTTTTGCCGATTCCGCAATATCGCACGCTAATTAACATTAAATACAGTTCCTTTGATGCGGCGTTACGCAACGCGCCATTTATGGTGAAAGCCAATGCGTTGTCTGTCGAAACGATTGACTCAAAGGTGCTTAACCTCGCCAAACAAGACATCATTTGGCACTCCGTCAACGAACTTTTAACCGAAGATGAAAGCAATCCGATTTTAGGCCTTAACATTGTGGAATATGCCGGCAACAATAAAGAAAAAATCGAACGCCAAGTGAACACACTTTGTCGTGCGCTGGATGAAAAAATCGCACAACGGCAAGATTTGATTATCGGCTATCAAGTTTGTTCCGATTTGCCGTCTATCGAACGTATTTACGCCATGCGCAAAAAAGCCGTGGGCTTACTCGGCAACGCCAAAGGTGCGGCTAAACCGATTCCATTCGTGGAAGACACTTGCGTACCACCGCAGCATCTGGCCGATTACATCAGCGAATTTCGCGCCCTGCTAGATAGCCACAATTTACAATATGGAATGTTCGGCCACGTCGATGCAGGCGTGTTGCACGTGCGCCCGGCACTGGATTTATGTGATAAAGAACAAGTCAAACTGTTCAAACGTATTTCCGATGAGGTAGCCGAACTCACCGCTAAATACGGCGGTTTGCTGTGGGGCGAACACGGCAAAGGCATGCGTTCACATTATGGCGAAAAATTCTTCACGCCGGAATTGTGGCATGAACTGCGCTACATCAAAACCTTGTTTGATCCGAACAATCGCCTTAATCCGGGCAAAATCTGTACGCCATTAAATTCTCAAGAGGCGCTTTATTCAATTCTTTCGCCGATGCGCGCTGATAACGATCGCCAAATTCCGATTCAAATACGCGACGAATTTAAAGGTGCGATGAATTGTAACGGCAACGGTTTGTGCTTTAACTTCGATCAGCACAGCATTATGTGTCCCTCCATGAAAGTGAGTAAAAACCGCGTCTTTTCGCCCAAAGGACGAGCGGCAATGATTCGCGAATGGCTACGTTTGCTAGCAAATGAAAATGTGTCACCGGAACAGTTAGCGTTCCAAAAAACGGAAATCACACTTAGCACATTGGTCGAACGAATTCGCAACAGCGTACAAAAATGGCGTGGCGAATACGATTTTTCTCACGAAGTCAAAGCCGCAATGGACACCTGTCTCGCCTGCAAAGCCTGCGCCAGCCAATGTCCGATTAAAATCGACGTGCCGAGTTTTCGCGCCAAATTCTTCCATTTTTATCACAGCCGCTATTTGCGTCCGGCAAAAGATCACATCGTGGCAAATTTAGAAATCGCGGCACCTTATATGGCGAAACAGGCAAAATTTTTCAATTATTTTACCAAGCTGAAAGCGACCCAAACGGTTGTGGAAAAAATTCTCGGGATGACGGATTTGCCTTTACTTTCGCAACCAAATTTACAACAACAACTGGTGGAAATCGGCTATCAAGGCCAATCTCTTGAGGAATTAGAAGGTCTCAATGCGGTGCTCAAACAAGACATGATTTTCATCGTGCAAGATCCTTACACCTCTTACTACGACGCTAAAGTGGTACGTGATTTCGTCGTGCTTGCCCAAAAACTCGGTTTCAAACCTATCGTGCTACCGTTTAAACCGAACGGCAAAGCGATGCACATCAAAGGTTTCTTAACTCGCTTCAGCAAAACCGCCGCAACCCAAGCGGAATTTCTCAACCGTGTGGCGAAATTGGGTTTACCGCTCGTCGGCGTGGATCCCGCCATCGTGTTGTCTTATCGTGATGAATATAAAGAAGCGCTACAAGAAAAACGCGGCAATTTTCACGTGTTAACCGCGCACGAATGGCTCACCCAACAATTGCAAGATACGGCCCTGCTTGAGCGCTTAAAAAATGCGCTAAAAACCGACCATGCTTTTGAATGGTATTTATTCCCGCATTGCACGGAATCCGCATGTATGCCAAACAGTCCGAAAGAATGGCAACAAATTTTTACCCGATTCGGGCAACAATTAACGGTAGAAAAAGTCGGCTGCTGCGGTATGGCGGGCGTATTCGGTCATGAGGTGCAAAACCAAACCATGAGCCGTGATATTTACGATCTTTCCTGGAGCAAAAAATTGCACGGAAAAGACTCGCGCTTTTGCCTCGCGACCGGCTATTCCTGCCGCAGTCAAGTAAAACGTTATGAACAGGTAACGTTAAAACATCCGGTGCAAGCATTGTTAGAAGTTTTATCTTCAGCCGAACGGTAA
- a CDS encoding MFS transporter, whose protein sequence is MIKNKTPQNLIAFNFLLIAFLTGIASAFQTPTLSLFLSQEINASPFFVGLFYSANAIIGIILSQILAKYSDRHDDRRKIMIYCCLIAVTGCLLFAYNRNYYVLILLGTTLLGLGSASNPQSFALAREYAESNGKEAVMFTTIMRTQISLAWIVGPPLSFFIALNWGFDYMYLVAGSAFLLCAGVSRLLPKISPQRAAQKLQVLANTAPRQSVIYLFIANLLLWTCNSMYLINMPLFVINELHLDKELAGTLMGTAAGLEIPVMIIAGYLTQYFGKKSLMLLAMFAGFIFYIGMLFATQTWQLLILQGFNAVLIGIVATIGMLYFQDLMPNQMGSATTLFSNASKASWIIGGPIAGAIAEIWHYHSVFYLAVVLILVSIGCLNQVKSV, encoded by the coding sequence ATGATAAAAAACAAAACACCTCAAAATCTCATCGCTTTCAATTTCCTTTTGATCGCCTTCCTCACCGGCATCGCCTCCGCTTTCCAAACGCCGACATTGAGTTTATTTCTGTCGCAAGAAATTAACGCTTCACCATTTTTCGTCGGACTGTTTTACTCTGCCAATGCGATCATCGGCATTATCTTAAGTCAGATTTTAGCGAAATATTCCGATCGTCATGATGATCGCCGTAAAATCATGATTTATTGTTGCCTTATCGCTGTTACCGGATGCCTGCTATTCGCTTATAACCGCAATTATTACGTCTTGATTTTGCTCGGCACCACCTTGCTCGGTTTGGGTTCGGCGTCGAATCCACAATCTTTCGCCCTCGCGCGCGAATATGCGGAAAGCAACGGTAAAGAAGCAGTAATGTTCACCACCATTATGCGCACCCAAATATCGTTAGCCTGGATTGTGGGGCCGCCGCTATCGTTTTTTATCGCCCTAAACTGGGGGTTCGATTATATGTATCTGGTGGCCGGCTCGGCATTTTTGTTATGTGCTGGGGTGAGTCGTTTATTGCCGAAAATCTCGCCTCAACGCGCGGCGCAAAAATTGCAAGTTTTAGCCAATACAGCGCCGCGCCAAAGCGTGATTTATTTGTTCATCGCCAATTTGTTATTGTGGACGTGCAACAGTATGTATTTGATTAATATGCCGTTATTTGTGATTAATGAATTGCATCTAGACAAAGAATTGGCCGGCACATTGATGGGAACCGCAGCGGGACTTGAAATCCCGGTGATGATTATTGCGGGCTATTTAACCCAATATTTCGGCAAAAAATCACTCATGTTGTTGGCGATGTTCGCCGGCTTCATCTTTTATATAGGCATGCTCTTCGCCACACAAACTTGGCAATTGCTGATTTTACAAGGCTTCAATGCGGTGCTCATCGGCATTGTCGCCACTATCGGTATGCTGTATTTCCAAGATTTAATGCCGAATCAGATGGGTAGCGCCACCACGCTATTTAGCAACGCCTCCAAGGCAAGTTGGATTATCGGCGGCCCGATTGCCGGCGCAATTGCGGAAATCTGGCATTATCATTCAGTGTTTTATCTGGCGGTAGTGCTGATTTTAGTCAGCATCGGCTGTTTAAATCAGGTGAAATCGGTATAA
- the pgi gene encoding glucose-6-phosphate isomerase has product MKNINPTSTNAWKALEIHQTELANVSIQDLFRQEKDRFKNYSLTFDNQILVDFSKNNLTRETLGLLRQLTEECGLTQAKEAMFNGEKINRTENRAVLHTALRNRANTPVFVDGKDVMPEVNAVLAKMKSFCERVISGEWKGYTGKAITDVINIGIGGSDLGPYMVTEALRPYKNHLTMHFVSNVDGTHIAETLKKVNPETTLVLVASKTFTTQETMTNANSARDWFLATAKDEKHVAKHFAALSTNAKEVEKFGIDTNNMFGFWDWVGGRYSLWSAIGLSIALSIGFENFEALLSGAHEMDKHFRHAPLEQNIPTTLALVGLWNTNFLGAQTEAILPYDQYLHRFAAYFQQGNMESNGKYVDRNGKVIDNYQTGPIIWGEPGTNGQHAFYQLIHQGTTLIPCDFIAPAQSHNPLSDHHNKLLSNFFAQTEALAFGKSKEQVEAEFLKAGKTLTEVEEIVPFKVFTGNKPTNSILLQKITPFSLGALIAMYEHKIFVQGVLFNIYSFDQWGVELGKQLANRILPELLNDEKVESHDSSTNGLINQFKAWR; this is encoded by the coding sequence ATGAAAAATATCAACCCAACCAGCACGAATGCGTGGAAAGCGCTTGAAATTCATCAAACTGAATTGGCTAATGTCAGTATTCAAGATTTATTCCGACAAGAAAAAGATCGTTTCAAGAATTATTCTTTAACCTTTGATAACCAAATTTTGGTGGATTTTTCCAAAAATAATCTGACCCGAGAAACCCTCGGCTTGTTGCGTCAGCTCACTGAAGAATGTGGCTTGACACAAGCCAAAGAAGCCATGTTCAATGGGGAAAAAATTAACCGCACGGAAAATCGTGCCGTATTACATACTGCACTTCGTAATCGTGCCAATACGCCGGTTTTCGTGGATGGCAAAGATGTGATGCCGGAAGTCAATGCGGTATTGGCAAAAATGAAATCTTTTTGTGAGCGTGTGATTTCCGGTGAATGGAAAGGTTATACCGGCAAAGCCATTACCGATGTGATCAATATCGGTATCGGCGGTTCTGATCTTGGGCCTTACATGGTAACCGAAGCGTTGCGTCCGTATAAAAATCATTTAACCATGCACTTTGTGTCTAACGTGGACGGCACTCACATTGCGGAAACCCTGAAAAAAGTGAATCCGGAAACGACGCTGGTTTTAGTTGCCTCCAAAACATTTACTACGCAAGAAACTATGACCAACGCTAATTCCGCACGTGATTGGTTCTTAGCAACGGCAAAAGATGAAAAACACGTGGCAAAACACTTTGCAGCGCTTTCAACCAACGCGAAAGAAGTGGAAAAATTCGGTATCGATACCAACAATATGTTCGGTTTCTGGGATTGGGTCGGCGGTCGTTATTCTTTGTGGTCGGCTATCGGTTTATCTATTGCCCTTTCTATCGGTTTTGAAAACTTTGAAGCCTTATTAAGCGGTGCCCATGAAATGGATAAACACTTCCGCCATGCGCCATTGGAACAAAATATTCCGACCACGCTGGCTTTAGTAGGCTTGTGGAACACTAACTTCTTGGGCGCACAAACGGAAGCGATTTTACCGTACGACCAATATTTACACCGTTTTGCCGCTTATTTCCAACAAGGCAATATGGAATCTAACGGAAAATACGTTGATCGCAACGGCAAAGTGATCGACAACTACCAAACCGGCCCGATTATTTGGGGCGAGCCGGGCACGAACGGTCAGCACGCGTTCTATCAATTGATCCATCAAGGCACCACATTGATTCCTTGTGATTTTATCGCGCCGGCACAAAGCCATAATCCGTTGTCCGATCATCACAACAAATTGCTGTCCAACTTCTTCGCGCAAACGGAAGCGTTGGCATTCGGCAAAAGCAAAGAACAAGTGGAAGCCGAATTTTTGAAAGCGGGCAAAACGCTGACGGAAGTGGAAGAGATTGTGCCATTTAAAGTATTCACCGGTAATAAACCGACTAATTCCATTTTGTTGCAAAAAATTACTCCATTTAGTTTGGGCGCATTGATTGCCATGTACGAACATAAAATTTTCGTACAAGGCGTGTTGTTCAACATTTATAGCTTCGATCAATGGGGCGTGGAATTGGGCAAACAACTTGCCAACCGAATTCTGCCTGAATTGCTGAACGACGAAAAAGTGGAAAGCCACGACAGCTCAACCAATGGCTTGATTAATCAATTCAAAGCCTGGCGTTAA
- the alr gene encoding alanine racemase, with protein MNVKPATAKISSRALKHNLDVIKQKAPNSKIIAVVKANAYGHGVVFVASTLEKNVDCFGVARLEEALALRSNGITKPILLLEGFFNEKDLPILAVNNIETIVHNREQLEALKRADVTGPIKVWLKIDTGMHRLGVSLEEVDTFYQELKRLPQVQPHFGFVSHFSRADELESDYTSLQIQRFLCATQDKPGERSIAASGGILFWPQSHLDWVRPGIIMYGISPTDTIGSEFGLTPVMNLTSSLIAVRHHKKGEPVGYGGIWSSPRDTKIGVVAIGYGDGYPRDAAEGTPVYLNGRIVPIVGRVSMDMLTVDLGPDSQDQVGDEVILWGKELPIETVAKYTGVLSYELITKLTPRVINEYVD; from the coding sequence ATGAACGTAAAACCGGCGACCGCGAAAATTAGCTCGCGCGCCTTAAAACATAATTTGGACGTGATTAAACAAAAAGCGCCGAATAGTAAAATTATTGCCGTAGTAAAAGCGAATGCTTATGGTCATGGCGTAGTGTTTGTGGCCTCTACTTTAGAAAAAAACGTGGATTGCTTCGGTGTGGCGCGTTTGGAAGAGGCGCTAGCGTTGCGTTCTAACGGCATTACCAAGCCGATTCTATTATTGGAAGGCTTTTTTAACGAAAAAGATCTGCCAATTTTAGCGGTGAATAATATCGAAACCATCGTGCATAATCGTGAACAACTTGAAGCGTTAAAGCGCGCGGATGTGACCGGTCCGATTAAAGTGTGGCTGAAAATTGATACAGGCATGCATCGTTTAGGTGTTTCTTTGGAGGAAGTGGATACATTTTATCAAGAGTTGAAAAGACTTCCGCAAGTGCAACCGCATTTCGGCTTCGTCAGCCATTTCAGCCGCGCGGACGAACTTGAATCCGATTACACGTCGTTACAAATTCAACGTTTTTTATGCGCAACGCAAGACAAACCGGGCGAGCGCAGTATCGCCGCATCGGGCGGTATTTTATTTTGGCCGCAATCTCATTTGGACTGGGTGCGCCCCGGCATTATTATGTACGGCATTTCGCCGACGGATACCATTGGTAGCGAATTCGGTTTAACGCCGGTAATGAATTTGACTTCTTCATTAATCGCCGTGCGCCATCATAAAAAAGGCGAGCCGGTCGGCTACGGCGGTATATGGAGCAGCCCGCGCGACACTAAAATTGGCGTGGTTGCCATCGGCTACGGCGATGGTTATCCGCGTGATGCGGCGGAAGGCACTCCGGTGTATTTAAACGGCAGAATTGTGCCGATCGTTGGGCGCGTGTCTATGGATATGCTCACTGTTGATTTAGGGCCGGACAGTCAAGATCAAGTAGGCGATGAAGTGATTTTATGGGGTAAGGAATTGCCTATTGAAACCGTCGCTAAATACACCGGAGTTTTAAGTTACGAATTGATTACAAAATTAACGCCGCGTGTTATAAACGAATACGTGGATTAA
- a CDS encoding replicative DNA helicase: MASQPQIKSSDKQTTQVSVPPHSLEAEQAVLGGIMLSNQHWDGIAERVIAEDFYTFAHRAIFQAMEDLIRNRSPIDLITLDQALKNKGISEEVGGFAYLAELSNNTPNAINILAYADIVREKAILRELISVGNRIAENSYSPKGQDIKLILDEAEREVFAIAEKRSTSGEGPQNVISVLQSTIERIDALSKLKNNSGVTGVTTGFTDLDRKTAGLQPSDLIIVAARPSMGKTTFAMNLCENAMMASDKPVLVFSLEMPAEQIMMRMIASLARVDQTKIRTGQGLDEIEWNKISSIFGMFKQKNNLYIDDSSGLTPTELRSRARRVYRENNGLSLIMVDYLQLMRAPAFSDNRTLEIAEISRSLKALAKELEVPVIALSQLNRTLEQRADKRPVNSDLRESGSIEQDADLIMFIYRDEVYNDNSEDKGVAEIIIGKQRNGPIGRVRLKFNGQFSRFDNLAEQREYHDY; the protein is encoded by the coding sequence ATGGCATCTCAACCGCAAATCAAATCATCCGACAAACAAACCACACAAGTGAGCGTTCCGCCTCATTCTCTTGAAGCCGAGCAAGCCGTGTTGGGCGGCATTATGTTAAGCAATCAGCATTGGGACGGTATTGCCGAACGTGTAATTGCGGAGGATTTTTACACTTTTGCTCACCGTGCAATTTTCCAGGCCATGGAAGATTTAATACGTAACCGGTCACCGATCGATCTCATCACTTTGGATCAAGCTTTAAAAAATAAAGGTATCAGCGAAGAAGTAGGCGGTTTTGCTTATCTTGCCGAACTTTCCAACAATACACCAAATGCGATTAATATTTTGGCTTATGCCGACATCGTGCGTGAAAAAGCGATTCTGCGCGAATTGATTTCTGTAGGCAACCGCATTGCGGAAAACAGTTACTCACCGAAAGGGCAAGACATCAAACTGATTTTGGACGAAGCCGAACGTGAAGTGTTCGCCATTGCGGAGAAACGCAGCACTTCCGGCGAAGGCCCACAAAACGTGATTAGCGTGTTGCAAAGCACCATCGAACGGATTGATGCTTTAAGCAAATTGAAAAATAATTCCGGTGTGACCGGCGTTACCACCGGTTTTACGGATCTTGACCGAAAAACGGCAGGTTTACAGCCTTCGGATTTAATTATCGTCGCTGCGCGTCCGTCCATGGGAAAAACCACCTTTGCCATGAATCTGTGTGAAAATGCGATGATGGCAAGCGATAAACCGGTATTGGTGTTCAGTTTAGAAATGCCTGCCGAACAAATTATGATGCGTATGATTGCTTCATTGGCGCGCGTGGATCAAACCAAAATCCGTACCGGTCAAGGCTTAGACGAAATTGAATGGAACAAAATCAGTAGCATATTCGGTATGTTTAAGCAGAAAAATAACCTTTACATTGACGATTCTTCCGGATTAACACCGACCGAGCTGCGTTCCCGCGCCAGACGGGTTTATCGTGAAAATAACGGGTTAAGTTTAATCATGGTGGATTATCTTCAATTAATGCGCGCCCCAGCATTTTCCGATAACCGAACCTTGGAAATTGCGGAAATTTCCCGTTCACTGAAAGCGCTCGCGAAGGAGTTGGAAGTGCCTGTCATCGCCCTTTCCCAGTTAAATCGCACTTTGGAGCAACGCGCTGATAAGCGTCCGGTAAATTCGGATTTACGTGAATCCGGCTCTATCGAGCAAGATGCTGACTTGATTATGTTTATTTATCGCGACGAAGTTTATAACGACAATTCGGAAGATAAAGGCGTGGCGGAAATTATTATCGGTAAACAACGTAACGGCCCGATTGGTCGCGTGCGTTTGAAATTTAACGGGCAATTTTCGCGTTTTGACAATCTCGCTGAACAACGCGAATATCATGATTATTAA
- the pyk gene encoding pyruvate kinase gives MSRRLRRTKIVCTMGPATDRDNNLEKIIAAGANVVRMNFSHGTPDDHIERAERVRSIAKKLGKTVAILGDLQGPKIRVSTFKDGKIFLNVGDKFVLDAELPKGEGNQEAVGLDYKTLPQDVVPGDILLLDDGRVQLKVLSTENAKVFTEVTVGGPLSNNKGINKLGGGLSADALTEKDKADIITAARIGVDFLAVSFPRSSADLNYARELAQKAGLNAKIVAKVERAETVVDDESMDDIILASDVIMVARGDLGVEIGDPELVGVQKKLIRRSRQLNRAVITATQMMESMISNPMPTRAEVMDVANAVLDGTDAVMLSAETAAGQYPAETVAAMARVCLGAEKMPSINVSRHRMDKEFGDIEEAVAMSAMYSANHMKGVAAIITLTHTGRTALLMSRISSGLPIFALSRNQETLNLCSLYRGVTPVFSDAETRSASGAQEAVQLLKEKGYLNSGDLVLLTQGDESIKHTNVCRVLIVE, from the coding sequence ATGTCTAGAAGACTAAGAAGAACGAAGATTGTATGTACTATGGGTCCGGCGACCGACCGCGATAACAATCTTGAGAAAATTATTGCGGCAGGCGCAAACGTAGTTCGTATGAACTTCTCGCATGGTACGCCTGATGATCATATTGAGCGTGCGGAACGCGTTCGTTCTATTGCGAAAAAATTAGGCAAGACTGTAGCGATTTTAGGTGATTTACAAGGGCCTAAAATCCGCGTTTCTACTTTCAAAGATGGCAAAATTTTCTTAAATGTCGGCGATAAGTTCGTTCTTGATGCGGAATTGCCAAAAGGTGAAGGCAATCAAGAGGCAGTCGGTTTAGACTACAAAACCTTACCGCAAGATGTTGTTCCCGGGGATATTCTTTTGTTAGATGACGGCCGCGTACAATTAAAAGTATTGTCCACCGAAAATGCAAAAGTGTTTACTGAAGTCACTGTTGGCGGCCCGTTATCAAATAATAAAGGGATCAATAAATTAGGCGGCGGTTTATCAGCTGACGCATTAACTGAAAAAGATAAAGCAGACATCATTACGGCAGCGCGTATCGGCGTTGATTTCTTGGCAGTCTCTTTCCCGCGTTCCAGCGCAGACTTAAATTACGCGCGTGAATTGGCGCAGAAAGCCGGTTTAAATGCGAAAATTGTGGCGAAAGTTGAACGTGCTGAAACGGTAGTCGATGACGAATCAATGGACGACATTATTTTAGCATCGGACGTGATCATGGTCGCTCGCGGTGATTTAGGCGTGGAAATCGGCGATCCTGAATTGGTAGGCGTGCAGAAAAAATTAATCCGTCGTTCGCGTCAGTTAAACCGCGCGGTAATTACCGCGACACAAATGATGGAATCTATGATCAGTAATCCGATGCCGACTCGTGCGGAAGTGATGGACGTAGCCAATGCGGTGCTGGATGGCACAGATGCGGTAATGCTTTCGGCCGAAACGGCTGCCGGTCAATATCCGGCTGAAACCGTCGCAGCGATGGCGCGCGTGTGTTTAGGCGCGGAAAAAATGCCAAGTATTAATGTTTCCCGTCACCGTATGGACAAAGAGTTCGGCGATATCGAAGAAGCGGTAGCCATGTCGGCAATGTATTCCGCAAACCATATGAAAGGCGTTGCGGCGATTATTACATTGACACATACCGGGCGCACCGCATTGTTAATGTCCCGCATCAGCTCGGGTTTACCGATTTTTGCCTTATCCCGCAACCAAGAAACGTTAAATCTTTGTTCTTTATACCGTGGCGTGACACCGGTATTCAGCGATGCGGAAACGCGCAGTGCAAGCGGCGCGCAAGAAGCGGTGCAATTATTAAAAGAAAAAGGTTACTTAAATTCAGGTGATTTGGTGTTATTAACGCAAGGAGATGAGTCAATCAAGCATACGAATGTATGCCGTGTGCTTATCGTTGAATAA